ATCCAACTGACAATTTTCAGACCATTTTTATCATGGCATAAAGATTGTTATATACGGGTCAAGTTCAAAAATGCAAACTCACATAAAATTTAAAACAAATAAAAAAATGGGTAAAATAATCGGAATTGATTTAGGAACAACGAACTCTTGCGTATCTGTAATGGAAGGTAACGAAGCGGTAGTAATCCCTAACTCAGAAGGAAAAAGAACAACGCCGTCCATTATCGGATTCGTAGAAGGCGGTGAAATTAAAGTGGGTGATCCTGCCAAAAGACAGGCGGTGACCAACCCGACAAAAACGATTGCTTCAATCAAGCGTTTCATGGGACACACATTCTCTGAAACTCAGGATGAGGCGAAAAGAGTTCCTTATTCAGTAGTGAAAGGCGATAACAATACACCACGTGTGGACATTGACGGCCGTTTGTATACTGCACAGGAATTGTCAGCAATGACGTTGCAGAAAATGAAAAAGACCGCTGAGGATTATTTGGGGCAGACCGTTTCAGAAGCGGTAATTACTGTTCCTGCTTACTTTAACGATGCACAGCGCCAGGCTACAAAAGAAGCTGGTGAGATTGCAGGTTTGAAAGTAATGCGTATCATCAACGAGCCTACTGCAGCAGCTTTGGCTTATGGTCTGGACAAAAAAGGACAGGATCAGAAGATTGCGGTTTACGATTTGGGTGGAGGTACTTTCGATATCTCGATCCTGGAATTGGGTGATGGCGTTTTCGAAGTATTGTCTACAAATGGTGACACGCACCTTGGTGGAGACGATTTCGACCAGGTCGTAATTGATTGGCTTGCTGACGAATTCAAATCGGAAGAAGGTATCGATCTGCGTCAGGACCCAATGTCATTGCAACGTTTGAAAGAAGCGGCTGAAAAAGCGAAAATCGAATTGTCCTCTTCTGCTGAAACTGAAATCAACCTGCCTTATGTGACCGCTACGGCATCAGGACCTAAGCACCTGGTGAAAAAACTGTCACGTGCTAAATTTGAGCAATTGGCAGATTCATTGGTAAAACGTTCTATGGAACCGGTTGCAAAAGCGTTGAAAGATGCTGGTTTGTCTACTAAAGATATCGATGAGGTAATCCTTGTCGGAGGTTCTACACGTATTCCACGTATTCAGGAAGAAGTAGAGAAGTTCTTCGGAAAGAAAGCCTCTAAAGGCGTAAACCCTGATGAGGTTGTGGCGATCGGAGCTGCAATCCAGGGCGGTGTATTGTCAGGCGATGTTAAAGATGTATTGCTTCTGGACGTAACGCCGTTATCATTGGGTATTGAAACTATGGGCGGGGTTTTGACGAAATTAATTGAATCAAACACCACCATTCCAACTAAAAAATCCCAGGTGTTCTCTACCGCAGCTGATTCACAGCCTAGTGTTGAAATCCACGTGTTGCAGGGAGAACGTGCCATGGCTGCTGATAACAAAACCATCGGGCGCTTCCACTTAGACGGTATCCCGCCTGCGCCAAGAGGTGTTCCGCAGATTGAAGTGACTTTTGATATCGATGCCAATGGTATCATCAAAGTTTCTGCAACTGATAAAGGAACAGGAAAATCACACGACATCCGTATCGAGGCATCTTCAGGCTTGACACAGGAAGAAATCGAAAGGATGAAAAAAGATGCTGAAGCCAATGCTGACGCGGATAAAGTAGCCAAAGAAAGGATTGAAAAACTGAACGAAGCCGATGGAATGATTTTCCAGACTGAAAGTCAGTTGAAAGAGCTTGGCGATAAATTATCTGACGAGCACAAAACGGCTATCGAATATGCTTTAACCGAATTGAGGATGGCACACCAGAATCAGGATTTAGAAGCTATCCAGAAAGGTCTTGACAACATCAACGCTGCGTGGAAAACTGCCACTGAAGCCATGTATGCCCAAGGCGATCAACAAGGCCAGGCACAACCAAACGCGGAGCCACAAGGTGAAGCTGCGGACAATGTACAGGATGTTGATTATGAGGAAGTGAAGTAAGCTGCAGGATTTTAAGACTGTAAGACTTTAAGATAGAAAGCGCGGGAAACAAATGCCGCGCTTTTTTTTATGGTATTAAACCAATATGATGTTCGGTCTTCCGTTTATATTTTTTCGTAAATTCGGGAAGATTAAAAAAAATACGCTATGAAAAAGATTGCCTTGTTGTTGATGTTGACATTGTTTACGGTTTCAGCAAATGCACAGAAAAAGAAAGCCGCTGCAAAACCTGTTGCTAAAGCCGCTAATGTTTTGGCGAAAGCCGACAACCTGACTGCCGAAATCCTCAAAGGTAGTTTCGTGGTCTTTGTAAGCAATGGCAAAGCAAAAGATTCGTTATTTAGCCGGCGGTTTGATGCCGCTAAGACTTTGCCTATGGATGCGAAGATTACGCCGTTCAAAGCCAAAGGCGTGTCCTTACACGCTATAAGCTGGACGCAGAAAAATGTGTCAGAAACGAAATTGAAAAACGAGGAAGCGCTGACGACCTTCACTGAAATCTGGGATGTGGCGGCCAAAAAGCAGATTATCGTAAACAGCCAGATTACTACTAAAGTCAGTGAGATCGTATATCTCGATAAAAATCAAACCGTTTCCGAAACCCAGCAGAAAATGCGCCGGGAAGGTTTTGAACTTACCATTACACCGGAAGGAGATCTCGTGCTGAAGAACAAAACACAGGAAAACAGGATGACATATGATGCGGCACAGCAGAAGTTTGTAAATGTTGCGACGCCAAAAGCTGCACCGAAAAAGAAATAAAAAACGCCGGATATATGTCCGGCGTTTTGTCATTATTTAAGTTGCATCAGTACTTTTGTGTTTTTATTGTCTTTGTCATCAGGATTTGCGGACTCGACAATCTGTATGGATTTAACCCTTCGGAGATCGAGGCCTTCCATGGTTTCGTTTGCATCATCATACCTTACGCCATTAATAATAAGTACAAGGTTACTGTCTGTAAAATCGACTGATGCAGCGCCAGGAACTTTCATTTTTGATTTGCTGAAAAAGACGGCTTCGTCACCATTCTCGAGCGTTATGGTGGTTGGAGCCGATATCTTATTCGGTTCTTCTTTTCCTTTTTTATTGAAAGCAGAGGTGCCGTGGAAGATGAGCACGCCGTCTTTTCCTTTCCGTCCATACCGTTTCAATCCTTCTTCAGGCGACAATTGCTCAATAAATTCGGAAGTCGTGATCACCTGGTCCTTTATCATGTCGGGATAATAATCTTTTCCGTTGATAATGTAAAGCATTTGTTTATTCGCATTGGCGCGTTGCTGTTTATTTTCGGATAACAAATCAGTCGCAGATTGCGCTTCTTTACGGATAGGTGTAGCATAAATGCTGTCTTCCTCGCGCCCGGGATTATGAATCACTAAACCATTGCTATTTTTTGTTGCAGTACTGAAACCAAAATCTTCTTTGCCGTCCGGCGCAACATCTACATAAATCGTAAAAGGGTCAATAGGCATCTTTCCGGACACTTCATATTTTTTAGTGATGCCGTACCTGTTTTTAAGCGTTACCTTCAGTCCGGTAATTTGTTTAAGCGCATTTGCTTTGTATTCTGAAAACTGCAGGGTGGCACCGAATTCATCTTTAAAGAACGCAGTCATTTCGTTCAGGTCTTTTTCTGCGGAAGCGGCGTCCACATGAATTTCGATTTTTGACACTTTGGGATCGTTTGTCATCACTTTCGGTTGCTTGGTCTGCGCTATGACTTTCACCTGAAACTGCAGCATGAATAGCAACAATGCCGGAATTGCGACTCCGTACTTCAATAAATTACTGCTCCTGGATTGTTTTTTGTTTAACATAATAATTCGTTTTTTGATTAATGATTGATAAAAAGGATTGGTAAATGACAGGCAGTTTTCCCTGGCAGTCACTTTTAATAACGTGATTTGGTAATTTTTCCGGTCTGTAATCAGGCGGTTGGCTTCCGCATCGGCTATGAATTCGAGGTTCTGGACGAGTTGCTTTTTATACAGCCAAATGATGGGATTGAACCAGAACAAGATGCACAAAAGCCTCATAAACATCATATCTATCGAATGGTATTGCCGGCAGTGTGTCTTTTCGTGCTCAAGGATATGTGCTGACTCTGTTGCCGTGTAATGCGCGGGATTGTAAACAATATAATTGAAATACGAAAAAGGGGAGAGGTCTTCCCTCGTTTCCACAATGCGGAATTTTCCTTCGCTGCGTATTAAATTTTCCTTCAATACCTTCCGTAACTGTCGATAATCTAAAGCAAACTGCCCGATAAAAAATAAAGCGCCCACCGCATATATTACACCAATAATCATAAGCCAGTTGATGGGTTCATGGGTTTGCGGGACAATTGACTGGGAATCCATAATCATCGGTTTCGCTGTGTTTTGGACAGGCATCGCAATGGCTTCCATCCAAACTATTTTAGTATAAGTAATCCATGGTAAAACTATCGAAACCAACAATCCGCTTAACAGAAAAAAACGGTTCGCACGGAAGAAAGTCTCTTTTCGCAACAACACATGATATGCAATTGAAAAGAACAGGAGCAGGCCGGCAGACTTCAGGGTGTATGTGATCAGTAGGTCCATAATCAGTCTTTTTTATTTTCGCGTTCCACCATTTCCAAAATCTCCCGGAGCTCTTCGGCAGTAATCTTATTTTCTTTTGCAAAAAAGGAGACCATATTTTTATAAGAGCTGTTGAAATAATTCTCAATCGTGACATTCATCGATTTCTTCTTGTATTCCTCTTTCGAAACCAATGGGTAATATTGATATGTTTTCCCAAAGGAATGGTGCGCGACAAAACCTTTGTCCTCCAGTATCCTGACGAATGTGGAAAGCGTGTTGTAATGCTGCTCTCCGGGAATCTCGGCCATGATTTCCTTAATGAAACCTTTTTCAAGCTTCCAGAGCGCCTGCATGATTTCTTCTTCTTTTGTGGTTAACTTCTGCATATTGGTTTTCTTTGAAACAAATATAACTAATTATTTAGTTATAAAACTAATTAGTTAGTTAATTATTTTAATATTTGTAAATAAGCACTTTAGCAGAAGAGGAAAACTGCTTTGGGAATAAGAAAATAAGTTTTGAAAAACAGCTGCGCAATAAACAGGAATTGCAAAAAGTATCAGGCAGCTTCCAGCTTCAGTAGCTTCTGTAGGTAAGCACAACAGAAAACAGCCATGATGCCTAATGTTCCCATAAAAATCCAATTGGCCTGGTATCCGTAAAAATCAATGACCACCATACCGAGTTTGGAACTGCCAATGTGCGCAAGGCTGAAACTCATCGTAAACAAAGCCATATAACGCCCCTCATGTCCTTTAGGCGCACGGCTTAATGCAAATGAATTGGAGAATGGGAAAATAAACATCTCCCCGAAAGTGATGAAAAGGATGTTGATGACAAGCACGCCAACCCATACATTCCAAAGCAAAGCAAAAAAACCTGTTGCCATCATCACCGAACCCCAAAGGATCAATTTGATCTTATGCACATTCTTTCTTTCAAAATAGCTTACGATGGGCATTTCCAAAAGGAAGATCAGGAACCCGTTTAAGGTCATCAGAAGCCCGGTCTGTAACTCAGTCAAACCGTATTGCTCATGATGATATAGCGGCAAAGTGGAAAATATCTGGAAGAAAATCATCGCCGTGGAAAAACTCACAAACAGGAATGCCCAGAAAATCCGGTCCCTGAAAATCGAATCGGCAAAAACTTCGCCGGGATGTTCCTTATCCGTAAAAGCCGACTTTTTCTTTTCCTTTACCAACAATGCAAATGCTGAAATCGCTATAACACACGTCGCTCCGTCAACCCAAAACAGTCCCTGGTATCCAATATTCATGATAATCAACCCACCCAAAGCTGGCCCGGCGGCAAAACCAAGGTTAATTGCCAGGCGGACCAAAGTAAATGCCCGAGCACGATTTTCAGGCTTTGCATAGGTGCCAAGCGAGACAAACATAGCCGGACGAAACATATCGGCAATAGTCATAATAGTAAACATACCGATGCACAATCCCCAAAAGCTGGTGATATATTGCAGAACGAAAAATAACATTCCACTGGTAAACAAACTGAAAATCATGATTCTGTAAAACCCTATCTTATCTGATAGTTTACCTCCAAGAAAAGATCCCAACATCGATCCAAGTCCGAATGCCACCATAATCCAGCCCACCTGTGCATAAGTAAAATGCAGGTTTTCCTTCAGGTATTTCGAAAGGAAAGGCAGTACCATTGTGCCTGCCCTGTTGATGAAAGTAATGATGGTGAGAATCCAGACTTCGCGCGTGAAGCCCTTGAAATTGTTGAAGTAACGCTCTAAACCTTTTCGCAGCATTTGTTTTTGGTATTGGCGTAAAGGTACGGAATGCACGATGATTTTTAAACCGTCACACAGGCATTTCTCACATGATTTATTTATTTTTGTGAAAATTCCAACGATGAGAAATATTGCCTGCTGTATGTTATTTTTGATGGCTTCCTGTGCATTTGGCCAACGTGTTTTTGTTAAGGATTCTTCGGTCGCCTACCAGAAAAACCTCGACAGGGAATATGCAGATAAAAAGGAAAGCCCGCTTACCGCAAAAGACCGGCTCCAGTTTAAAGGGCTGGATTTTTTTCCGGTTGATGGCAAATATTTTGTAACAGCGAAATTTACCAGGACTGAAGGTGAAAAGCCTTTCGGAATGACATCTACCAGCCGAACGCCAATGTATGTGAAGTATGGCGAAGCGGCATTTACCCTCGATGGAAAGCAATGCAAACTGAACATTTACCGAAACATCGATCTTTCGAAAACCGAGCAATACAAAAACTACCTTTTCCTGCCTTTTCTGGACCTGACCTCAGGCGAAGAAAGTTACGGCGGCGGCAGGTATATCGACCTGAGGATTCCTGAAGGCGACACGATCGTTATTGATTTCAACCGTGCCTACAATCCTTATTGTGCTTACAATCCTGTTTATTCCTGCCCCGTTACACCACGTGAAAACACACTGGATGTGGCCATAAAAGCGGGTGTAAAAAAGTTTCACGACTGATGTTTTTCAATCTCCATACACATCACTTTACAGATTCGGGTGTTGTTGAGCTCGTGAACCAGTATCCGGATGAGTTTGATGAAAATATCCCACTTTATTCCATCGGGATCCATCCATGGCGGATTGAAGCGGCTGATGTCGTTACGCAACTCCATTTCATTGAAACCAAGCTCACAGATAGCCATTGCCTTGCCATTGGGGAATGTGGTCTTGACAAGCGTATAGAAACGCCTTTGGAAAAGCAAATCCCGGTTTTTGAAGCCCAATTGCTTTTGGCTGAAAAATATAAAAAACCCGTCATCATCCACTGTGTTGCCGCTTTCCAGGAAGTGATTGAACTGAAAAACAAGCTTGGGATTTCCATACCGATGATCATCCACGGATTTTCAAAAAACATCCAGGTGGCCAGAAGCCTGCTCGACAACGGATTTTACATTTCTTTCGGAAAATATCTGCTCAGGAATCCCGAACTTGCGGCGGTTTTTGCAGCCGTGCCAAATGACAGGTTTTTTCTGGAAACCGATACGATCGAAGAAGGGATTGAGCAGGTTTACGCCGTAGCGGCAAAAGCAAAAGGAATTGAAACCGAAACGCTTCAGGAAATCTTAAATAAGAGTTTTATTGAAGTCTTTCAGCAAACCCGTAATTCGTAATTCATAATTCAAAATATATGGCTGAGTGGACAGAACGCGCCGAATTGTTATTCACAACAGAAGGTCTTGAAAAATTGAAAAATGCCAATATACTCGTTGTAGGGTTGGGCGGTGTAGGATCTTTTGCGGCCGAATTTATAGCGCGTGCCGGTGTCGGCAAGATGACCATCGTTGATGGCGACGTGGTGGATATTACAAACATCAACAGACAGCTCCCAGCGCTGCATTCCACAGTTGGAAAACTCAAAACGGAAGTCGTGGGCGACCGTCTGATGGATATCAATCCCGAATTGCAACTGACGCGCCTCACCGAATTCCTTTCGCCCGAACGTGCCTTTGAAATGGTGTCTCCGGAATTTGATTATGTATTGGATTGCATCGACAGCGTCACGCCAAAACTGAATCTGCTGATTGCCGCCAAAAGAAAGAAGATCAAGGTCATCAGCAGCATGGGAGCAGGAGGGAAGTCATTGGCTTCGAAAGTAAAAGTAGCCGACATCAGCAAAACCGAAAATTGCTTTTTGGCCAAAACGATTAAGAAAAGGCTGCGCCAGGTGAAAATTGATAAAGGGATTAAAGTCGTATATTCATCAGAAATTCAGCAACAAAACAGCCTGCGTAAAACCGACGGCAAAAATTACAAGAAATCTTTTTACGGAACGAACAGCTACATGCCGGGGCTTTTTGGATTATATGCCGCAGAAACGGTCATCAGGCATTTATTGAAATAGCGCTTTCTATTCGACCGGTATAGTCGGAGGCGTTACATAAACAGGAGCAATTGCCGGGGCTGTCTTTACGGGGATCAGAAAAGCGGTTTTCCATTTTGACGGATGACGGTTGTCGAGCGCGCTGATTTCATAGATCTCGATTTCACGGCTCGAACCGCGTTCCATCTTGTTCTCGTTGAAATGCTTCAGTCCTTTACTCCTCGCATCATTCCGATGTGAATAATCTCCGGTAAGTGTTGTTTTCAGTGCGCTGAAAGAGTCAAGGAACTGTACGCTGATATCGCTTTCCTTTGACACGAAAATTTCTTCCTTCAGCGGTCCGCATATAGAAAAACGTACGGTATCACTATCCGCATTGTCGAAGATCACAAATGGCTTCCCATTCATCTGCATATTTGTTTTTTTAAAAAACTGGATGATTTTGGGTAATTGTAAATGCAATTGTCCGAGCATTTCACTTTTGAGGCATACAATGCGTTTCCTTACATAGAATCCCCCAGGTTGTTTTACGATGCCGTTTATTTTTACGTCAAAAGTGTTGATTTCCTTCGTAATCGTTTTATTCAGGTTGTAAAGGCTTTGCTCGAACATATCGCCCATCAGTTTATCTGCACCGCCGGAAAAAGTAGCGTTTACTTTGGTCATAAAATCAACCGAGCCTTTGGCTTTCCACGTGACTTTCGTACCACCGGCAGTATCTTTGAAAATGAAATAGGAATTGTATTGATGGTCTGAAACCTTCGCTTTTTGCGCAATACTGTCGTTCTGCTTTGCAAAAATAGTCGTCATCTTACCGTCACTGCTGCCATCCCACGAATAGGAAGCCCCCGCTCCCACGGTATTTTCAGCATAATTGAATTTCATTGAAGCGTCACCTTCTTTCCACGAACCCCAGTCTTCCCAATTCCTGTAGTCGTTTACATAATTATACACAATGCTTCTCGGGACTTTGACCACAACAGAGCGTGTGATCTCGAATTCGCTTTTCTGCGTAGCCACATACACTGTAATGGCGATAACGGCGAGCAGGATCAGCAGAAAAATATATTTAAGGATTCTCATGATCAGGGGTTATGTGAGGTAAAGTTAATTAAAAAGATTTAGATTTTCTGATTTGGGATTTTAAGACTGTAAGGCGGTAA
This genomic stretch from Flavobacterium pallidum harbors:
- a CDS encoding TatD family hydrolase, which translates into the protein MMFFNLHTHHFTDSGVVELVNQYPDEFDENIPLYSIGIHPWRIEAADVVTQLHFIETKLTDSHCLAIGECGLDKRIETPLEKQIPVFEAQLLLAEKYKKPVIIHCVAAFQEVIELKNKLGISIPMIIHGFSKNIQVARSLLDNGFYISFGKYLLRNPELAAVFAAVPNDRFFLETDTIEEGIEQVYAVAAKAKGIETETLQEILNKSFIEVFQQTRNS
- a CDS encoding tRNA threonylcarbamoyladenosine dehydratase produces the protein MAEWTERAELLFTTEGLEKLKNANILVVGLGGVGSFAAEFIARAGVGKMTIVDGDVVDITNINRQLPALHSTVGKLKTEVVGDRLMDINPELQLTRLTEFLSPERAFEMVSPEFDYVLDCIDSVTPKLNLLIAAKRKKIKVISSMGAGGKSLASKVKVADISKTENCFLAKTIKKRLRQVKIDKGIKVVYSSEIQQQNSLRKTDGKNYKKSFYGTNSYMPGLFGLYAAETVIRHLLK
- a CDS encoding BlaI/MecI/CopY family transcriptional regulator, which translates into the protein MQKLTTKEEEIMQALWKLEKGFIKEIMAEIPGEQHYNTLSTFVRILEDKGFVAHHSFGKTYQYYPLVSKEEYKKKSMNVTIENYFNSSYKNMVSFFAKENKITAEELREILEMVERENKKD
- a CDS encoding M56 family metallopeptidase; this translates as MDLLITYTLKSAGLLLFFSIAYHVLLRKETFFRANRFFLLSGLLVSIVLPWITYTKIVWMEAIAMPVQNTAKPMIMDSQSIVPQTHEPINWLMIIGVIYAVGALFFIGQFALDYRQLRKVLKENLIRSEGKFRIVETREDLSPFSYFNYIVYNPAHYTATESAHILEHEKTHCRQYHSIDMMFMRLLCILFWFNPIIWLYKKQLVQNLEFIADAEANRLITDRKNYQITLLKVTARENCLSFTNPFYQSLIKKRIIMLNKKQSRSSNLLKYGVAIPALLLFMLQFQVKVIAQTKQPKVMTNDPKVSKIEIHVDAASAEKDLNEMTAFFKDEFGATLQFSEYKANALKQITGLKVTLKNRYGITKKYEVSGKMPIDPFTIYVDVAPDGKEDFGFSTATKNSNGLVIHNPGREEDSIYATPIRKEAQSATDLLSENKQQRANANKQMLYIINGKDYYPDMIKDQVITTSEFIEQLSPEEGLKRYGRKGKDGVLIFHGTSAFNKKGKEEPNKISAPTTITLENGDEAVFFSKSKMKVPGAASVDFTDSNLVLIINGVRYDDANETMEGLDLRRVKSIQIVESANPDDKDNKNTKVLMQLK
- a CDS encoding MDR family MFS transporter, whose amino-acid sequence is MLRKGLERYFNNFKGFTREVWILTIITFINRAGTMVLPFLSKYLKENLHFTYAQVGWIMVAFGLGSMLGSFLGGKLSDKIGFYRIMIFSLFTSGMLFFVLQYITSFWGLCIGMFTIMTIADMFRPAMFVSLGTYAKPENRARAFTLVRLAINLGFAAGPALGGLIIMNIGYQGLFWVDGATCVIAISAFALLVKEKKKSAFTDKEHPGEVFADSIFRDRIFWAFLFVSFSTAMIFFQIFSTLPLYHHEQYGLTELQTGLLMTLNGFLIFLLEMPIVSYFERKNVHKIKLILWGSVMMATGFFALLWNVWVGVLVINILFITFGEMFIFPFSNSFALSRAPKGHEGRYMALFTMSFSLAHIGSSKLGMVVIDFYGYQANWIFMGTLGIMAVFCCAYLQKLLKLEAA
- a CDS encoding DUF1684 domain-containing protein, which produces MRNIACCMLFLMASCAFGQRVFVKDSSVAYQKNLDREYADKKESPLTAKDRLQFKGLDFFPVDGKYFVTAKFTRTEGEKPFGMTSTSRTPMYVKYGEAAFTLDGKQCKLNIYRNIDLSKTEQYKNYLFLPFLDLTSGEESYGGGRYIDLRIPEGDTIVIDFNRAYNPYCAYNPVYSCPVTPRENTLDVAIKAGVKKFHD
- a CDS encoding SRPBCC family protein, whose product is MRILKYIFLLILLAVIAITVYVATQKSEFEITRSVVVKVPRSIVYNYVNDYRNWEDWGSWKEGDASMKFNYAENTVGAGASYSWDGSSDGKMTTIFAKQNDSIAQKAKVSDHQYNSYFIFKDTAGGTKVTWKAKGSVDFMTKVNATFSGGADKLMGDMFEQSLYNLNKTITKEINTFDVKINGIVKQPGGFYVRKRIVCLKSEMLGQLHLQLPKIIQFFKKTNMQMNGKPFVIFDNADSDTVRFSICGPLKEEIFVSKESDISVQFLDSFSALKTTLTGDYSHRNDARSKGLKHFNENKMERGSSREIEIYEISALDNRHPSKWKTAFLIPVKTAPAIAPVYVTPPTIPVE
- the dnaK gene encoding molecular chaperone DnaK, with product MGKIIGIDLGTTNSCVSVMEGNEAVVIPNSEGKRTTPSIIGFVEGGEIKVGDPAKRQAVTNPTKTIASIKRFMGHTFSETQDEAKRVPYSVVKGDNNTPRVDIDGRLYTAQELSAMTLQKMKKTAEDYLGQTVSEAVITVPAYFNDAQRQATKEAGEIAGLKVMRIINEPTAAALAYGLDKKGQDQKIAVYDLGGGTFDISILELGDGVFEVLSTNGDTHLGGDDFDQVVIDWLADEFKSEEGIDLRQDPMSLQRLKEAAEKAKIELSSSAETEINLPYVTATASGPKHLVKKLSRAKFEQLADSLVKRSMEPVAKALKDAGLSTKDIDEVILVGGSTRIPRIQEEVEKFFGKKASKGVNPDEVVAIGAAIQGGVLSGDVKDVLLLDVTPLSLGIETMGGVLTKLIESNTTIPTKKSQVFSTAADSQPSVEIHVLQGERAMAADNKTIGRFHLDGIPPAPRGVPQIEVTFDIDANGIIKVSATDKGTGKSHDIRIEASSGLTQEEIERMKKDAEANADADKVAKERIEKLNEADGMIFQTESQLKELGDKLSDEHKTAIEYALTELRMAHQNQDLEAIQKGLDNINAAWKTATEAMYAQGDQQGQAQPNAEPQGEAADNVQDVDYEEVK